In Gammaproteobacteria bacterium, the following are encoded in one genomic region:
- a CDS encoding BMC domain-containing protein — translation MRPALALLEFDSVARGIEAGDQMVKRAPVEVIRTGTVHPGKYLVLVAGEVADVEEAVDAGRAVTTLVDVVLLPDVHPDVAAAVKGARRTGGGEALGIIETRTVAAVIQAADAGVKGANVTLLELRMADGLGGKGYLLFQGPVSEVEAAVEIGSESVPERVVSVVIPQLHREMGDNLVAGALFTDRVGEE, via the coding sequence ATGCGCCCCGCGCTGGCGCTCCTCGAGTTCGATTCCGTAGCCCGCGGGATCGAGGCGGGCGATCAGATGGTCAAGCGAGCGCCTGTCGAAGTGATCCGGACCGGAACCGTCCATCCGGGCAAGTACCTCGTTCTCGTCGCCGGTGAGGTGGCCGATGTCGAAGAGGCCGTCGACGCGGGTCGCGCAGTAACGACCCTGGTGGACGTTGTGTTGCTGCCCGACGTACATCCCGACGTCGCAGCGGCCGTCAAGGGAGCCCGACGCACCGGTGGAGGAGAGGCCCTCGGCATCATCGAGACACGCACCGTGGCAGCGGTCATCCAAGCGGCCGACGCCGGGGTGAAAGGCGCAAACGTGACTCTGCTGGAACTTCGAATGGCCGACGGTCTCGGCGGCAAGGGCTACCTGCTGTTCCAGGGGCCGGTCTCCGAGGTCGAAGCCGCGGTCGAGATCGGTTCCGAAAGCGTGCCCGAACGCGTTGTCTCGGTGGTCATCCCACAGCTACACCGCGAGATGGGGGACAATCTCGTCGCGGGAGCGCTGTTCACCGATCGAGTCGGTGAGGAGTAG
- a CDS encoding ethanolamine utilization protein EutN, with amino-acid sequence MQLGRVVGTVVATIKAPGLEGVKFLIVQPLDRDRQPKGRPVVAADAVHMAGSGELIYIVGSREAAQALPETFVPVDHAIVGIVDAVEVSP; translated from the coding sequence GTGCAACTGGGACGAGTCGTCGGAACGGTCGTCGCGACGATCAAAGCTCCCGGTCTGGAAGGTGTGAAGTTCCTGATCGTGCAGCCACTCGATCGGGATCGGCAACCGAAAGGGCGGCCGGTCGTTGCCGCAGACGCCGTGCACATGGCCGGCTCGGGCGAACTCATCTACATCGTCGGGTCACGCGAAGCCGCCCAGGCGCTCCCCGAAACGTTCGTACCGGTCGATCACGCCATCGTCGGCATCGTGGACGCCGTCGAGGTGAGCCCGTGA